The genomic window GGACTAAGTGGACTTGAACCACCGACCTCACGCTTATCAAGCGTGCGCTCTAACCAACTGAGCTATAGTCCCAATTTCCCAATTAAAGCATATATTTGAGATATATGCTAAAATATAAATTATCTTTTTGAAAATTGGTTTCCTGCTCGGGGACCTTTTAATCCATACTTATCTCTTTCTTTAATTCTCGCATCACGAGTTAATAAACCTTTTGGTCTTAACTTCAACCGATAATCTGCTGAAGATTCTAATAATGCTCTCGCAATACCTAATCTTGTAGCTCCTGCTTGACCACTAAAACCACCACCATTAACTTTAACATTAACATCAAAATATTCTTTCATATCTGTTGCTACCAATGGTTGTTCTAATTCTTGGACTAATGTCGCATAAGGAAAAAAAGTAAGTGCCGGTTTATTATTAATAGTAATGTTACCTTTTCCTGGAGTTAATAATACTTGTGCTACTGATTTTTTTCTTCTACCAGTACCTTGATAAATAATTTCTTTTTTCATTAAATCTATTTAACTCCCTTCTTCTTGTAATACTAATAATTTTGGCATTTGAGCACTATGGGGGTGTTTTTCACTATCATAAACAAATAAATTTTTACCTTGTTTTCTTCCCAAACTAGTATGGGGTAACATTCCTTTAATAGTTCTTTCAACCATCTCAATTGGATACTTATCTTGCATTATCTTAGCTGTTCTAACTCTCATACCGCCAACAAAACCAGAGTGGTTATAATATTTTTTATTATTCATCTTATTGCCACTTAATATTACTTTATGAGCATTAATAATGATAATATTATCACCACAATCAACATGGCTGGTAAATGTTGGTTTATGTTTACCTCTTAAAATACTTGCTACTTTTGTTGCTAAGCGCCCTAAAATTAAACCGCTTGCATCAATAACATATCATGTTTTTTTCACATCTTGTAAATTGATCATTGTCGTTTGTCGCATTTATATCTCCCCCTTTGCATTTGCTCTTGTGCCGAAGCTATAATGCATAAAAACAATAAAATTATATAACAAATATCTCGTTAATGCAATGAAAATAATAATTTGGGTCGTGTTTAGTTTTCTTAGGTATTGCTTTGAAAAAGTAAAACAATCAACTAATTATATTATTTAATTACTAAAATAACCCTGCCTTTCTTGTTATTGTTATTTTTATTCGTTACCGTTTTATCATATTATTGAATTTTTACACAACAAAAATTATTAATTTTATTAAATTTTCACATATATATTAATTTATATTTTTACTTACTTAAAAGTATTATATTTGGATTGGCAACCCTTTTTAGGATAATTTTTATATAGACATTTGTTTTCTAAAAGTAACTGGAGATAAATAATTTAAACTGCCATGTATTCTAAGATTATTGTATCAATTAATGTAATCAAATAATTCAAGTTCTAATTGTGCAAGATCATTGAATTTTCTACCATTAATAAAATTCTGTTTTAAAAACTTTATAAGTTGCTTCAGCAACTGCATTATCATATGGACAACCCTTCGCACTCAATGATCTTTGAATTTTAAATGTAGATAATAATTGATCAATTATATTATTTTTAAACTCATTACCTCGGTCGGTATGAAATATTTCAATTTTTGATAATGGTCTAGTAATTCGCATAATAGCTTGATAAACCAACTCCGTATTTTTATTTGGTCCAGAACTATAACCAACAATCTCGCGATTATACAAATCAATTAGGAGACACACATAAAATCATTTAAAACCCACACTTTTATATAAGTTAAGTCACTAACGATAATTTCATTTATTTTTCTATTATTAAAGTCTCGGTTTACAATGTTATTTACTGGATGATTATTTACTTGAATATTTTTGCATTTAAGTCTTGTTTTTGTGTACTTTGATATCAAATTATTGTTTTTCATAATGTTTCTAATTTTGTGTCTAGATAGGTTAATACTTTTATGAGCTAATACTACTTTGATTTTTCGAGCTCCATAGACTTGGCGGCTTGCTTTAAAATGTCATTTTCCATTTTTAAGTCTTTAAGTTCTTTTCGTAAAGTTATTATTTCATTTTCTTCTAGTGCGCGATTGTCTTTTGCTTTAAAAGAACCAGAATTATTATAATTTTTAACTCAACTATAAATAGTTGGTTTTGGTAAATTATATTCTTTCCCTAAATTAATAACATTTTTGCCATTTTTGTATAGCATGACAATTTGTTTTTTAAATTCTTCATAGTATGAGGTTTTATTTCCCATTTTTATATTCCTTCTTTCTTAATAATTTCGAAGTCTATATAATTATGGTCCAACTTATTGTAGACTATCCAGTTCTCAATTAAATTCTTTTAAGTTTATTGTCATTTTTTATCTCCCAAAAATCATTTTTATTGGTAAATACATAATTGAAATTAAGACGAAAAAAAGACAATGATAATAATTAATCCGGCAATAAACGAGGCTTGTGCAGGCATTTTTTCTATTGGAATAAACAGTTTTAAGAACTCCATAATAATTTCTCAAAACATTATTTTTTACTCGCGTTATTTTCTTTTGAATTAGAAGCTTTAACTCATTCTTTAAAGCGAGCAATAAATACTTTTTCGTCTTTTGTGAAATTACCAGTATTATTTTTAATGGCATTTTTATATTTAATTCGCATTTTTATTTTGGCATAAATTTTATAAACAAAATATGCCAATAGAGCATTATGCAAATGATAATAAATATTATTCCAATCGCAATATTCATTTTTAAACTCCTTTAAAATAATTATAATTTATATCTTTTTTGTTGTTTTCTTTTTCAGCAATGAAAAAACCTAATAATTCTTGCCCCTTAATTAATTTTGTTTCATTTTCTTTTTGATTAATTGAAATTACTTGATATTTACTATTTTTGATTATTTCGATGCAAATTGAATTTTCATATTTTCCTTTATAAACAAATCGCTTTGCAAAACAAATACCGATTTGTTCATTAAATCATGGTATTTTTAGTGCTTTAATAAGCATTGCGTTTTGCGTTTCTTTTAAAAGATATTTTTTAATATTTAAGAAAATGTTTTCAATGTTTTTCATAATAAATTTCCTTTCTTATAG from Spiroplasma endosymbiont of Agriotes lineatus includes these protein-coding regions:
- the rpsI gene encoding 30S ribosomal protein S9, with translation MKKEIIYQGTGRRKKSVAQVLLTPGKGNITINNKPALTFFPYATLVQELEQPLVATDMKEYFDVNVKVNGGGFSGQAGATRLGIARALLESSADYRLKLRPKGLLTRDARIKERDKYGLKGPRAGNQFSKR
- the rplM gene encoding 50S ribosomal protein L13, which produces MRQTTMINLQDVKKTWYVIDASGLILGRLATKVASILRGKHKPTFTSHVDCGDNIIIINAHKVILSGNKMNNKKYYNHSGFVGGMRVRTAKIMQDKYPIEMVERTIKGMLPHTSLGRKQGKNLFVYDSEKHPHSAQMPKLLVLQEEGS